The Dethiosulfovibrio peptidovorans DSM 11002 nucleotide sequence GATGGAATCGAAGCCATTGTGGCTCAGGTATTGAAGAGCCTTAAGAGGACGGAGGCGATGCACCGATGAACGAACCTAGAACGGCTATGGGGTTTATCGAAACCGTCGGTCTCGTTGCGGCCATCGCTGCGGCCGACGAGGCCCTTAAGAGCGCCAACGTGAAATTGATCGGCAGAGAGAATTCCAGAGGAGACGGCATGGTCACGGTGAAGATCGCCGGAGACGTCGGAGCGGTCAAGGCGGCCATATCGGCGGCGAAGGCTGCGGTAAAGCCCTTTGGAACTGTCGTGTCCGCTCAGGTAATCCCTCGTCCTGCTGTCGGGTTCGGACCGGTGATGGTCTATAACGACGATACCGAATCGGCGGCGGACTGGCTCTTTGAGGTGGCTCCCGATGAAACTACCGGTAAGGTCGTGACTGTCAATGGAACTCCCTCGATAGGGGAAAAAGACCGATGGGAGGCGGACATGGAAAAGGCCTCTCAAAGAAAGACGAAAGGACGCAGAAAGGCGAGTAGTCGTAAAAAATCTAGCTCCTCTAAAGAAGGGGCATCCAAGGAACCCCAACAGGGTAAACCCGGTGGAAGAAGGCGCAGGAAAACCTCTTCCAACAAAGGAACGGTGAAGACCGACGTCCCCGATTCAATCGAAAATGAAATGGAAGAAAATAAGGCCGAGATAAAAAAGGTTGAGGAACCG carries:
- a CDS encoding BMC domain-containing protein gives rise to the protein MNEPRTAMGFIETVGLVAAIAAADEALKSANVKLIGRENSRGDGMVTVKIAGDVGAVKAAISAAKAAVKPFGTVVSAQVIPRPAVGFGPVMVYNDDTESAADWLFEVAPDETTGKVVTVNGTPSIGEKDRWEADMEKASQRKTKGRRKASSRKKSSSSKEGASKEPQQGKPGGRRRRKTSSNKGTVKTDVPDSIENEMEENKAEIKKVEEPPKKQANSDSEKNSKTEVGKSSKTENEKIQDKTSDDASGPVEG